In the genome of Roseovarius sp. Pro17, the window TTGCTAAGGCAGATGAGGTCAGGCGCAGTATCCCAATGCTCGGCGCCGAAAAACGCGCCGGTGCGACCGCCCCCGGTCATCACCTCGTCATGGATCAGCAGCACGCCGTATTCAGTGCAAATCTCGCGAATACGCTGCATATAGCCCGCAGGCGGCACCAGCGCGCCGGTGGACGCGCCGCCGACAGGCTCGACGATAAAGGCCATGACGGTTTCCGGCCCCTCGTCGAGGATCTTCTGCTCCAGCATGTTCGCATAGTGCAGGCCCGTCGCCGGATCATCCGCGTCCAGCCCATCCAGATACGCACGAGGCGCGGGGATTTTCGGCATCCGCTGCATCATCGGGTCAAACGGCGCGGTCATGGTGGACATGCCGGTGATCGCCAGCGCGCCGAGAGTGCAACCATGATAGCTAGGAAAGCGGGAAATCACCTTAAATCGTTGCGCCTGCCTTTGGGTCAGCACATATTGCCGGGCCAGCTTCAGGCAGCTTTCCACCGCCTCGGACCCGCCGGAGACAAAGAACACCTTGTTCAAATGCTCAGGCGTCAGCGCTACGATCTTCTGCGCCAGCTCCTCCGACGCATCGGTCTGGAAATGCAGGCGATAGCCAAAGGTGGATTTCTCCATCTGCGCGCGCATGGCTTCCAGCACGGCGGGATTCGAGTGGCCTATATTGGACACCATCGCACCAGACGAGCCGTCGATGTAACGCTTGCCCGACACGTCATACATATAGATGCCATCCGCCCGGTCCAGAACGGGACGGGGCGATTTGGTCTGATAAAACAGGTTCGACATTTTAGCGCCTATCTAACGGCTGAGATGTTTGCGCAGGAAGTTTTTGGTGCGCTCTTCCTTGGGGTTTTGGAATATCACCTCGGGCGGGCCTTCCTCGACCACCACGCCCTGATCCATAAAGAGGACGCGATCGCAGACGCTGGCTGCAAAATCCATCTCGTGCGTGACGATGATCATCGTCATGTGCTCCTCGGCGAGCTGCTTCATCACCAGGTTGACCTCTTCGACCAGTTCGGGATCCAGGGCTGATGTCGCCTCGTCAAACAGCATCACCTTGGGCTTCATCGCCAGCGCGCGCGCGATAGCGACGCGCTGCTTTTGGCCGCCTGACAGGCGCGAGGGGAAAACATCGATCTTTTCCGACAAACCTACCTTGGCCAGTTGCTCTTCGGCCAGCTTGTTCGCGTCGGCAGTGGACATACCCTTTAGCATCTTGGGCGCCAGCGTGATGTTGTCGCGCACGTTCAGATGAGGGAACAGGTTAAAGTGCTGGAACACCATGCCGATGTCCTGGCGCACCTGGTTCACGTGCTTTTCATACTGCCGGTGCGACAGCTTCTTGTTGATCTGCACACCCTCCAGCCAGACCTCGCCCGAGCTTAGCGGGTCCAACTCGTTGATTGCGCGTAACAGCGTGGATTTGCCCGAGCCCGAGGGGCCGATGATCGCGACGATCTGGCCGCGCTCGACGGTCAGACTGATGTCTTTGAGCACTTCCAGCGCGCCAAAGCTTTTGGCGGCGTGGCGAATGTCGATAAAGGGGGTATCGGTCATGAATTGGCTCTCCTTAGCGCGAAGCCGCGATGCGGCGCTCGAGGCGGCGCAATCCGGCCTCAAGGCACAGGTTGACGACATAATAACAGGCGGCGGCGGCGATGTAGAATTCGAACGGGCGGTAGGTGCGGCTGATCGCCTGCTGCGCGGCCAGCGTCAGCTCGGCCACGCCGATGACCGAGACCAGCGCGGAATCCTTGAGCAGCGCGATCATGTTGTTACCCATGGGTGGGATCACCGCATGGACGGCCTGCGGGATCACGATGCGGCGCAGTGTTTGAACCCGCGACAGGCCGAGCGTGCGCGCGCCCTCGTACTGCCCCTTGTCGACGGCAAGGATCGACGCCTGGATCAGCTCGGAATTATAGACTGCAAAGTGCAGGCCAAGGCCGATGACACCGGCGACAAAAGCAGGCAGGTCGATGCCAATCTGGATCAGGCCAAAGTAGATCAGGAACAGCTGCAACAGCAGTGGCGTGCCCATAAAGAGCCACGCGAACAGGCGGAACGGCAGGCGGATCACCCAATGGCCGTATAACGCGATGACCGCGAAAACGATGCCGCCGAAAAAGCTGAGTAATCCCGCGCCGATCGTGATGGCGATGGTCCAGCCCATGCCCAGCAGAAGTACGCCGAAATATTCGGGGACGACGGTGAAATCAAGACCCATGGCGGCCTCCTGTCAGTGCGGTGTTGGGGATGCGGCGGCTCATGTGATCTGCGCCCTACGGTCCAGCCATTTGATGCCGTGACCGGCTACGTAGATAATGATCATGTAAAGAATGCCCGCGATCAGGAACATCTCGAACGGCTTGTACGTCGACCCGATAAAGCGTTGCGCGGTATAGG includes:
- a CDS encoding aspartate aminotransferase family protein codes for the protein MSNLFYQTKSPRPVLDRADGIYMYDVSGKRYIDGSSGAMVSNIGHSNPAVLEAMRAQMEKSTFGYRLHFQTDASEELAQKIVALTPEHLNKVFFVSGGSEAVESCLKLARQYVLTQRQAQRFKVISRFPSYHGCTLGALAITGMSTMTAPFDPMMQRMPKIPAPRAYLDGLDADDPATGLHYANMLEQKILDEGPETVMAFIVEPVGGASTGALVPPAGYMQRIREICTEYGVLLIHDEVMTGGGRTGAFFGAEHWDTAPDLICLSKGFGAGYAPLGAMIARDDMVDAVMDGGGFIHGFTYAGNPLACAAGSAVLDEIARQDMIANAASMGDALATRLNGLMQRYPLIGDVRGKGLLTAFELMADRATKEPLPKGLNAHSRLVDIAYDNGLIIYSRRTRGGAVGDHFLVCPPMIVTEAQLDEMTDMLDRSLAQFMAEIPKLAAE
- a CDS encoding amino acid ABC transporter ATP-binding protein — translated: MTDTPFIDIRHAAKSFGALEVLKDISLTVERGQIVAIIGPSGSGKSTLLRAINELDPLSSGEVWLEGVQINKKLSHRQYEKHVNQVRQDIGMVFQHFNLFPHLNVRDNITLAPKMLKGMSTADANKLAEEQLAKVGLSEKIDVFPSRLSGGQKQRVAIARALAMKPKVMLFDEATSALDPELVEEVNLVMKQLAEEHMTMIIVTHEMDFAASVCDRVLFMDQGVVVEEGPPEVIFQNPKEERTKNFLRKHLSR
- a CDS encoding amino acid ABC transporter permease; this encodes MGLDFTVVPEYFGVLLLGMGWTIAITIGAGLLSFFGGIVFAVIALYGHWVIRLPFRLFAWLFMGTPLLLQLFLIYFGLIQIGIDLPAFVAGVIGLGLHFAVYNSELIQASILAVDKGQYEGARTLGLSRVQTLRRIVIPQAVHAVIPPMGNNMIALLKDSALVSVIGVAELTLAAQQAISRTYRPFEFYIAAAACYYVVNLCLEAGLRRLERRIAASR